One window from the genome of Balearica regulorum gibbericeps isolate bBalReg1 chromosome 18, bBalReg1.pri, whole genome shotgun sequence encodes:
- the LOC142604388 gene encoding heparan sulfate glucosamine 3-O-sulfotransferase 3A1-like, with protein MAVSAAAAPAAEPLPRSIFKKFLVMLCSLLMSLYVFYCLADRCQTLPGPIIAAGAASEEEEGGGGGYLGGSAELPPWQAAAARRKRLLQRLKQQRRRRQEAAPGEEVPAGGGGSRAGGSGGGGGSAAGTPGTLTLLLGEGTKRLPQAIIIGVKKGGTRALLEFLRVHPDVRAVGAEPHFFDRNYERGLAWYRDLMPRTLEGQITMEKTPSYFVTKEAPARISSMSKGTKLIVVVRDPVTRAISDYTQTLSKKPDIPTFESLTFKNRTTGLIDTSWSAIQIGIYAKHLENWLLYFPIGQILFVSGERLISDPAGELGRVQDFLGLKRIITDKHFYFNKTKGFPCLKKAEGSSKPHCLGKTKGRTHPDIDQEVVQRLRDFYRPFNMKFYQMTGQDFGWD; from the exons ATGGCCGTGAGCgcggcggccgcccccgccgccgagCCGCTGCCCCGCAGCATCTTCAAGAAGTTCCTGGTgatgctctgctccctcctcatGTCCCTCTACGTCTTCTACTGCCTGGCCGACCGCTGCCAGACTCTGCCCGGACCCATCATCGCCGCCGGCGCCGCctcggaggaggaggagggcggcggcggcgggtaCCTGGGGGGCTCGGCCGAGCTGCCCCCCtggcaggcggcggcggcgcggcggaaGCGGCTGCTGCAGCGGCTCaagcagcagcggcggcggcggcaggaggCGGCGCCGGGCGAGGAGGTGccggccgggggcggcgggagccggGCCGGCGGctcgggcggcggcgggggcagcGCGGCGGGCACGCCCGGCACCCTGACGCTGCTGCTGGGCGAGGGCACCAAGCGGCTGCCGCAGGCCATCATCATCGGCGTGAAGAAGGGGGGGACCCGGGCGCTGCTGGAGTTCCTGCGGGTGCACCCCGACGTCCGCGCCGTCGGCGCCGAACCCCACTTCTTCGACCGCAACTACGAGCGGGGACTCGCCTGGTACAG GGACCTCATGCCCAGGACCCTGGAGGGGCAGATCACCATGGAGAAGACCCCCAGCTACTTTGTCACCAAGGAGGCCCCAGCCCGCATCTCCTCCATGTCCAAGGGCACAAAGCTCATCGTGGTGGTGCGGGACCCGGTGACCAGAGCCATCTCGGACTACACCCAGACGCTCTCCAAGAAGCCCGATATCCCCACCTTTGAGAGCCTGACCTTCAAAAACAGGACTACGGGCCTGATCGACACCTCGTGGAGCGCCATCCAGATTGGCATCTACGCCAAGCACCTGGAGAACTGGCTCCTCTACTTCCCCATCGGGCAGATCCTCTTCGTCAGCGGGGAGAGGCTGATCAGCGACCCCGcgggggagctgggcagggtCCAGGACTTTCTGGGCCTCAAGAGGATCATCACCGACAAACACTTCTACTTCAACAAAACCAAGGGGTTCCCGTGCCTGAAGAAGGCGGAAGGCAGCAGCAAACCCCACTGCCTGGGGAAGACAAAAGGCAGGACCCACCCCGACATAGACCAGGAGGTGGTGCAGAGACTGCGGGACTTCTACCGGCCCTTCAACATGAAGTTCTACCAGATGACGGGGCAGGACTTCGGCTGGGACTGA